In Streptomyces sp. NBC_01381, the sequence CCGGATTCGGCGGCGGGGGAGTGCACGGCTACCGCTCGCTCGAAGGCACCTTCCTCGGGGGCTGTCTCTTCTCGGGGCGCGCGGCCGGGCGCGCGGCCGCCAAGTCCGTGAGCTGAGAGGTCCGTTCGCCGCTGCCGCCGAGCGATCGGCGGCAGTTGTCCGAATCGTGTCCAAACGGGCGACCGCGCAGGTCGGGGTGAAGTCTGAGGGATTTGAAACGAGTTGGTGAAGGCCGCGACAGTGGGCTCACCTTGACTGGAGCGCTGCCTACCGCTTTGCTAAGCGTGATCATCCGTAAGCGAGCCGCGCCGGGGAGGAAGTCCCGCGGTGTCACCACCCCCACCCCCCTTGGGCCGTTCCCGCAAGCGAGCGGCGCACACCTTCGACTCCGCGCTCGACGACGCCGAACTGGTCACCGCCCGCACCGCGTTGGCCCAGGGCCGTTGGACCGAGGTCCGTACGCTGTTCGCCGACACCGGCGACGACTGGGACCGCAGGGGCCACCGGTTCGACGTACTCGCGCAGGAGCACTCCACCACCGCCTGGACCCGTGACTGGCGGCTCGCCGAGCCCGAGAGCACCGACGCCGCCGTGCTGCTCGGCTTTGCCGCGGTGCATCTCGCGCTGCGCGGCAAGGGGCGCCCGGAGAAGGCGCGGGAAGCCTGCCGGGATGCGGCGGCGCTGGTCCCCGCCGACCCCACGCCCTGGCTCGCGCTGCTCACCCTGGAGCGCACCCTTGGCCGCGAGGAGGACGTCGTGCGGCTCTTCGACGAGGTCCGCCACCGCCACCCCGAGCACCACCACGCCCACCATCTGATGGTGGCCAGGCTCGCCGAGCGGCGCCCCGCCGCGGGCCAGGACCCGCTGCACGAGGTGTACGACTTCGCCGCCTGGGCGGCCGAACAGGCCCCCGAGGACTCGCCGTTGGCGGTCCTGCCCGTCATCGCGCACGCCGAGCGCTACCGCGTCCTCGCCACCATCGGCAGCGAGCCCGCCGACCCCGCAGCCTCCGGGCACTGGACGGGCCGCCGGGCCCGCCAGGTCATGAAGGCGGCCTTCGACTGGTGGCTGGAGTGGGAGATGCCCGAGAGCAGGGCCCATCCGCGCTGCCGCGTCGACCTCAACTTCCTCGCCCACGCGAAGTTCTGCGAGGGCCGGGCCGCCGAGGCGGCCGCGCTCTTCCACCGCATCGGGCGGCACGCGACCAAAGACCCCTGGTCGTACCCGGACCGGGACCCGTACACGGCGTTCACCGCCGCGCGCGACGTCGCGCGCGGAGCAGCCTGACCCACCGCACCAATTCGTCCCCCCTGAAAGGACCACCGCGCCATGGCGACGGGAAGTTCGAGCAGTACGAGCGGCAGCAGAGCCGCCGGCGCACCCGCCACGAGCGCCGCCACCGACAGCGGGATCAGCACTTACGTGGGCGAGGAGCGGGCCCTGCGCGCGGGCCGCCTCGGCACCGCGGGACTGCTGCTCTCCGTGCTCGCCGCGACAGGCCCCCTGATGGTCGTCGCCGGTGTCATGCCCACGACGTACGGCGTGATGGGCGTCGTCGGACAGCCGCTGCTCTTCCTCATTCTCGGCGTGGTCCTCGGTCTCTTCAGCTTCGGGTACGCCGAGATGAGCCGTCACGTGCACAACGCGGGCGCCTTCTACGCGTACATATCGCGCGGCCTCGGCGGCACCGCGGGCGCCGGCGCCTCGCTGGTCGCGCTCGTCGCGTACAGCGCGCTGCAGGCGGGCCTCTACGGCCTCCTCGGCTTCGAGGTCTCCGGGCTGCTCAACACGTACTTCGAGGTCGAAGTCGCCTGGTGGATACCGGCACTTGTCACCGTCGCCGTCGTCGGCGTGCTCGCCTGGCTGAAGATCGACCTGAACGCGCGGGTCCTCGGCGTGCTGCTCCTGGTCGAGGTGGCGCTCGTCGTCATCTTCGACATCGCGGCCATCGCCGACCCGGCCAAGGAAGGCCTGTCCCTGCACGCCTTCAACCCCGACACCCTGACGGGCGCGGGCCTCGGCACCGCCCTGTGCTTCTGCATCGCGGCCTTCCTCGGCTTCGAACAGGCGCCGGTGTACGCCGAGGAGACCAGCCGTCCGCAGGTCGTCGTCGCCCGCGTGATGTTCTTCGCGGTGGGCTTCGTCGCGGTCTTCTTCGCGATCAGCTCCTGGGCGCTCACGGTGGCGGCGGGCCCGTCCGGCATCGTCTCCGCCGCACAGGAACAGAGCGCGGGGCTGCTCTTCGGGCTCACCGAGTCCCGGCTCGGCTCCACCTTCACCGACGTACTCCATGTCCTGTTCGTCACGGGCATGTTCGCCGCGCTCCTCTCCTTCCACAACGTGGTCGCGCGGTACGCCTTCGCCATGGGCCGCGAGGGACTGCTGCCCGCCGCTTTCGGGAAGACCAACACCTCCACCGGCGCCCCCGGCACCGGCTCCCTGCTCCAGACGGTCGTCTCCGTCCTGATCGTGGTGCCCTTCGCTGTGACCGACGACGGCCCGTTCGGCGACCCCACCGCGCCGGTCCTGCACCTGTTCACCTGGCTCGGCAACATCGGCGCCCTGGGCGTCATCCTCCTCATGGCCACGGCGTCCGTCGCGGTTATCGTCTTCTTCGTGCGCCGCGGCGCCGCCCGCGCCCAGGCCTGGCGCATCACCGCGTCCGCGCTCGCCGCGATCGGCCTGCTCGTCATCGCCGGCTACACGGTCAAGGACTTCGACGTCCTGGTCGGCGCGGGCCCCGGCTCGACGCTCAGCTGGGTGCTGCCCGGCATCATCCTGCTGGCCGCCCTGATCGGCGTGGTCTACGGCGCGGTCCTGCGCTCCACCAGGCCGGACGCGCACGCCAGGATCGGCCTGGGCAACGAGGCGTTCCAGCTGGAGAAGGCGGCGCGTCCGGATATGACGGAACGCTGACGGACACCCGTGGCCCCTGTACCCCGGGGGCCGCGGGTGCTCGAATCGAAGGGTGACAACTCCCCATCCGCACCAGCCCGAAGAAGACCTACGCGAGCGCGGCGGCGCACCGGTCGGCCGCCGTCTTGTCCTCGGGATGCTCGGCCTGGGCGTCGCGGGCGTGGCCGCCGCGCCGCCCCTCCAGCGGGGCCTGGAGTCCTTCCTGGGCGCCGCCTCCGACAAGGACCCCACCGGCCTGACGGACCTGCTCCCCAACGGCGGCGGCTTCCGCTACTACTCGGTGGCCTCGTCCGTCCCGCACCGCGACGCGTCGTCGTACCGCCTGAAGATCGACGGCCTGGTGGACAGGCCGACAACGCACTCGCTCGCGGACCTGCGCGCCCTCCCGCAGACCCGCCTGGTCCGCGACGTCCAGTGCGTTACGGGCTGGCGGGTGCCGAGCACCCCCTTCGAGGGCGTACGGCTCTCCCGGCTCCTGGACGCGGCGGGCGTGCGCCCCACGGCCCGCGCCGTGCGCTTCACCTGCTTCGACGGGACGTACAGCGAGAGCCTGACGTTGCGGCAGGCGCGGCGGGCGGATGTGCTGGTGGCCCTGCGCATGCAGGACAAGGACCTGGGCCACAGCCACGGCGGCCCGGTCCGCCTCTATGTCGCCCCCATGTACTTCTACAAGTCGGCGAAGTGGCTCTCCGGGATCGAGCTCACCGACGAGGTGGTGCCGGGGTACTGGGAGCGCCGGGGTTACGACGTGGACGCCTGGGTGGGTGATTCGAATGGCCGTGACGACGAGCCGACGGCGGTCTGAGGTCGCGCGGTTCAGCCCTGCGCAACGGTGGGCGCATCGACTGACGGCGCTCTTGATGGGCGTCTGCGTGGCGACGGCGGCCTGCCTCTACCTCCCGTTCCTCGCCGAACTGGTCGGCCGCCGGGCCCTGGTGGTGACCCTCCACACATGGTCGGGCCTGCTGCTTCCGGCCCCCTTCCTGGCGGGCCTGGCCTCCCGCGCCTTCCGCGGCGACCTGCGGCTCCTGAACCGCTTCGGCGCGCACGACAAGGTCTGGCTCCGGTCCGCCCTGCGCCGCAGGGCCGCGCCGCGCCCCGCGGGCAAGTTCAACGCGGGGCAGAAGCTGTACGCCGGCTGGATCGGCGGGGCGGTCCTGGTGATGCTGGGCACGGGCCTGCTGATGTGGTTCACGCATGTCGCCCCGCTGGCCTGGCGGACGGGAAGCACGTTCGTCCACGACTGGCTGGCCCTGGCGATGGGGGTGGTGCTTGCCGGGCACGTGGGGATGGCACTGGGGGACCCGGAGGCGAGGCGGGGAATGCGGACCGGGTCGGTGGACCCGGAGTGGGCGCAACGGGAACACCCACTGTGGCGCAGGTAGCCACCGCCCCGCTCCGCGGCGGATCTTTCCCGCCCACCCACCCGATTGCCCGGCAGCGGCCCCAGCCCGCCGACGCGCCGTCGTCGGCCGCGCCGCCGTACCGCCGCTTCGCGGCGAGTTTCCCGCCCACCCGCCCGATACCCGGCACTTGCCCGCCCACCCATCGGTAGGTCTTCGAGCCCGGCCGCAGGTATTTCAGCCCGTCCGGCGTTTGAGGACGAACTCGCCGGAGGCGGTGATCTGCGGCCACCTCGCGGCCGGCGGAGCCGGAAGTGATTCGGGTAGGGGCGGGGTTGGGGAAAAGAACCCCGCCCTGACCCCGGCTAAAGCACCAGCGAAAGCAGCAGCACGAACCCACCCGCGACCACGGAGATGATCGTCTCCATGACCGACCAGGTCTTGATCGTCTGCCCCACGTCAAGCCCGAAGTACTCCTTCACCAGCCAGAACCCCGCATCGTTCACATGCGAGAAGAACAGCGACCCCGCACCGATCGCCAGCACCAGCAACGCCGTGTGCGAGTCGGACATGTCCGCCGCCAGCGGAGCCACAAGCCCCGCCGCGGAGATCGTGGCCACCGTCGCCGACCCCGTGGCGAGCCGGATCACCACAGCGATCAGCCACGCCAGCAACAGCGCCGGAATCGACCAGTCCTTGGAGATGTCAAGGACCATCTGACCGACACCCGAGTCGATCAGCGTCTGCTTGAAGCCACCACCCGCACCGACGATCATCAGCACACCGGCGATCGGCGCGAGCGACTTCTCGACTGTCGTCGAGAGACGGTCCTTGGTGAAGCCGGCCGCCCGGCCCAGCGTGAACATGCCCACGATGACCGCGGTGAGCAGCGCGATCAGCGGCGACCCGATGACGTCGAAGACGCGCTGCACGGTGTGCTCGGGGTTGTCGACGATGATGTCGACCAGCGCCTTGGCCAGCATCATGACCACCGGAAGAAGGATGGTCGCGACGGAGGCGCCGAAGCTGGGGCGCTTGTCCAGGTTGTCCGAGGTGCGCTCGGGGATCATGCGGTCGGGCACCGGGACGTCGACCCAGCGGGCGGCGTACTTCGAGAAGACCGGACCCGCGATGATCACCGTCGGGATGGCGACCAGAACGCCGAGCGCCAGCGTGATCCCCAGGTTCGCGCCCACCGCGTCGATCGCGACGAGCGGACCGGGGTGCGGTGGAATGAGGCCGTGCATCACGGACAGGCCGGCGAGGGCCGGGATGCCGATCCGCATCAGGGAGTAGTTGCCGCGCTTGGCGACCATCAGGACGACCGGGATCAGCAGCACGATGCCGACCTCGAAGAAGAGCGGAAGGCCGATCACCGAGGCGATGAGGACCATCGCCCAGGGCATCGAGCGCCCGCCGGAACGCCCCGCCTTGGCCAGGATCGTGTCGACGATCTGGTCCGCGCCGCCGGAGTCCGCGAGCAGCTTGCCGAGGATCGCGCCGAGGGCGATCAGGACACCCACGCCCGCGACCGTGGTACCGAGCCCCGTCGTGAAGCTGACGATCGCCTTGTCGAGCGGAGCACCCGCGAAGGCGCCGAGGGCGAGCGACCCGATGGTCAGGGCCAGGAACGCGTGCAGCTTGAACTTCGTGATGAGCAGGACGATGACGGCGATGCCCGCGAGGACGGCGATTCCCAGCTGGGCATGGCCAGCGGAGGTGATCGGCTCGAGGGGGTCCGCTGCCAGCATCTCAACGCTGAGACCGGTCACGGTGTCTTCCTTGTACGTCAGGGGGAGGGGACGGGGGTGCGGGGGGTGTGAGGGGGGTTTCCGCCGGCGGAGCCACCCGCCGGGCGGGTCTACTTGTCGAGGGCGAGCAGGGCCTCGTACGCCCGCTCGCTGATCTCTTGGGGAGTGCCGGTGACATCGACGGCGACGCCCGCCTCGTCCGCGCCGAGCGGCTGGAGCGTGGCGAACTGCGAGTCGAGGAGGGCCGTCGGCATGAAGTGGCCCTGCCGGTGGGACATCCGGTCCTCGATGAGATCGCGGGTGCCGGTGAGGTGGACGAAGACGAGGCCGGGGGCCTCGGCCCGCAGCCGGTCGCGATAGCTCCGCTTGAGCGCCGAGCTGCTGACCACACCGCCGCGTCCGGCGCGGCCGTGCGCCCAGGCGCCGATGGCGTCGAGCCAGGGCCAGCGGTCGTCGTCGGTCAGCGGGGTCCCGGCCGACATCTTGGCGATGTTCGCCGGGGGGTGGAAGTCGTCGCCTTCGGCGTAGGGAACGCCGAGCCGATCTGCGAGCAGGGGGCCGATCGTGGTCTTGCCGGTTCCTGCCACGCCCATCACTACGACGACGTGTGGGGTGCTCATCGCTGTCCTGCCTCGCTGTCCTCATCGACATCTTCGACGTCATCGACATCGGTCGTGCACGGACCGCCGGTCGGGGGAGAGCCGACGGTCCGTTCACGTCACTGAAACCCATTAGGTCTGACGAATTCAAGAGTCTGTGACGCAAAAGTCTGACTTTTTGTTCCCGAGGGTCCCCACATACCCTGACGTCATGACCGAACCTGCCCGTGGGCTGCACGCTCGTGTACTGGAAAGCCTCGGGCCCGCCATCACCGGCGGTGAGTACCCGCCGGGCAGTGTGTTGCGCACGGATGAACTGGCGCAGCGCTTCGAGGTGTCACGTTCCGTCATCAGGGAAGCCGTGCGGGTGCTCGAATCCATGCACCTCGTCGAGTCCCGCCGCCGGGTGGGCGTGACCGTACGGCCCACCGAGGAGTGGAACGTCTACGACCCGCAGGTCATCCGGTGGCGGCTCGCGGGCGCCGACCGGCCGCGCCAGCTGCGCTCCCTCACGGTCCTGCGCTCGGCGGTCGAACCGGTCGCCGCGGGGCTCGCCGCCGAGCACGCCACGCCCGAGCAGTGCGCCGCCCTCACGGAGTGTGCGCTCGGCATGGTCGCCACCTCGCGGGGTCAGCAGCTGGAGGGCTACCTCTTCCACGACATCAACTTCCACCGCATTGTTCTGAACGCGTCGGGCAACGAGATGTTCGCCCGGCTCGGCGATGTCGTCGCCGAGGTCCTCGCGGGCCGTACGCATCACCAGGTGATGTTCGAGGACCCGGATCCGGCTGCCGTCACGTTGCACGTGCGGGTCGCCGAGGCGGTGCGGGAGGGGGACGCGGCCCGTGCGGAGGCGCTGACGCGGGAGATCGCGGTGGGTGCGCTGCACGAGCTGGACATTCTTGCCCCGTAGCGGCTCTTCCCCTGCGGGCGGGTCGTCTGTATCTGCGGGTGCGTGGTGGCTGGTCGCGCAGTTCCCCGCGCCCCTGAAGGGGCGCCCCCTCCGCGCCATTTCCGGCCGTCGGGGACAATGAGCCGCATGTCCCGACGCCCCACCCGCCCCAAGACCTGCCCCTGCGGGCACCCCGAGCCGTACGAGTCGTGCTGCGGACGGCTGCACCGGGGCGAGGCGAAGGCCGCCGTGCCCGAGGAGCTGATGCGCTCCCGCTACAGCGCCTTCGTGAAGCGGGACGAGGCGTACCTCCTGCGTACCTGGCACCCGAGGACCCGGCCGCCCCGCGTCGAGTTCGATCCGGGCATGCGCTGGGTGGGCCTGGAGATCCTGGCGACCGCCGAAGGCACGGCGTTCCACAGCACGGGCACGGTCGAGTTCCGGGCCCGGTACACCGACGGGGGTCGCCAGGACGCGCTGCACGAGCGCAGCAGGTTCGAGCGGGTCCACGGGGCCTGGGTGTACGTCGACGGCGACTTCATCGAGTAGCGGGGGGCGCGCGGCGACCCGTACGGGACCGGCCATCAGCGCCCTCTCGCTCTTGGGGCTGCTGGGAGTGGAGGCCCCAGAGGGACTCGCGGACGATCACACGCGCCACGCCACAGGCCCGCCACGGCCCGCCGACGGGCCCAAATACCGCCGCCCGCCTGCCTGTTCGAGCTGCGACGCAGGCCCCACACATAGGCGAGATCCCGCGCTGCGGCCGTCCGGTGCCGCCACTAGCGTCCTAGGCCCTGTCGTCGGACTCCCGCCTGCCCCGCGACGCCTGGCACGTACTCTCGCCGCACCAGGCGAAAGCCCGAGTACGCCCAGTACGAGGGCTTCCGCCCGGCACGCCGATAGCACGCACCAGACGCCGTGAGGCCCGCCCTTCAGGCGGACGGCGGGAGTCCGACGACAGGGCCTAGCCCCCGTCCCGTACGCCTGCGTGCGAAGGAAGCGCCTGATGGCCGACACCGGACAGTACGAGCAGAGTTACGAGCGTTACGTGGGCGGCAGCCCCGAGGCGGAGCGGCGGCTTTTCGAGCGCCTGGCACACGAAC encodes:
- a CDS encoding APC family permease gives rise to the protein MATGSSSSTSGSRAAGAPATSAATDSGISTYVGEERALRAGRLGTAGLLLSVLAATGPLMVVAGVMPTTYGVMGVVGQPLLFLILGVVLGLFSFGYAEMSRHVHNAGAFYAYISRGLGGTAGAGASLVALVAYSALQAGLYGLLGFEVSGLLNTYFEVEVAWWIPALVTVAVVGVLAWLKIDLNARVLGVLLLVEVALVVIFDIAAIADPAKEGLSLHAFNPDTLTGAGLGTALCFCIAAFLGFEQAPVYAEETSRPQVVVARVMFFAVGFVAVFFAISSWALTVAAGPSGIVSAAQEQSAGLLFGLTESRLGSTFTDVLHVLFVTGMFAALLSFHNVVARYAFAMGREGLLPAAFGKTNTSTGAPGTGSLLQTVVSVLIVVPFAVTDDGPFGDPTAPVLHLFTWLGNIGALGVILLMATASVAVIVFFVRRGAARAQAWRITASALAAIGLLVIAGYTVKDFDVLVGAGPGSTLSWVLPGIILLAALIGVVYGAVLRSTRPDAHARIGLGNEAFQLEKAARPDMTER
- a CDS encoding molybdopterin-dependent oxidoreductase → MLGLGVAGVAAAPPLQRGLESFLGAASDKDPTGLTDLLPNGGGFRYYSVASSVPHRDASSYRLKIDGLVDRPTTHSLADLRALPQTRLVRDVQCVTGWRVPSTPFEGVRLSRLLDAAGVRPTARAVRFTCFDGTYSESLTLRQARRADVLVALRMQDKDLGHSHGGPVRLYVAPMYFYKSAKWLSGIELTDEVVPGYWERRGYDVDAWVGDSNGRDDEPTAV
- a CDS encoding cytochrome b/b6 domain-containing protein; translation: MAVTTSRRRSEVARFSPAQRWAHRLTALLMGVCVATAACLYLPFLAELVGRRALVVTLHTWSGLLLPAPFLAGLASRAFRGDLRLLNRFGAHDKVWLRSALRRRAAPRPAGKFNAGQKLYAGWIGGAVLVMLGTGLLMWFTHVAPLAWRTGSTFVHDWLALAMGVVLAGHVGMALGDPEARRGMRTGSVDPEWAQREHPLWRR
- a CDS encoding gluconate:H+ symporter gives rise to the protein MTGLSVEMLAADPLEPITSAGHAQLGIAVLAGIAVIVLLITKFKLHAFLALTIGSLALGAFAGAPLDKAIVSFTTGLGTTVAGVGVLIALGAILGKLLADSGGADQIVDTILAKAGRSGGRSMPWAMVLIASVIGLPLFFEVGIVLLIPVVLMVAKRGNYSLMRIGIPALAGLSVMHGLIPPHPGPLVAIDAVGANLGITLALGVLVAIPTVIIAGPVFSKYAARWVDVPVPDRMIPERTSDNLDKRPSFGASVATILLPVVMMLAKALVDIIVDNPEHTVQRVFDVIGSPLIALLTAVIVGMFTLGRAAGFTKDRLSTTVEKSLAPIAGVLMIVGAGGGFKQTLIDSGVGQMVLDISKDWSIPALLLAWLIAVVIRLATGSATVATISAAGLVAPLAADMSDSHTALLVLAIGAGSLFFSHVNDAGFWLVKEYFGLDVGQTIKTWSVMETIISVVAGGFVLLLSLVL
- a CDS encoding gluconokinase; the protein is MSTPHVVVVMGVAGTGKTTIGPLLADRLGVPYAEGDDFHPPANIAKMSAGTPLTDDDRWPWLDAIGAWAHGRAGRGGVVSSSALKRSYRDRLRAEAPGLVFVHLTGTRDLIEDRMSHRQGHFMPTALLDSQFATLQPLGADEAGVAVDVTGTPQEISERAYEALLALDK
- a CDS encoding FadR/GntR family transcriptional regulator, which translates into the protein MTEPARGLHARVLESLGPAITGGEYPPGSVLRTDELAQRFEVSRSVIREAVRVLESMHLVESRRRVGVTVRPTEEWNVYDPQVIRWRLAGADRPRQLRSLTVLRSAVEPVAAGLAAEHATPEQCAALTECALGMVATSRGQQLEGYLFHDINFHRIVLNASGNEMFARLGDVVAEVLAGRTHHQVMFEDPDPAAVTLHVRVAEAVREGDAARAEALTREIAVGALHELDILAP
- a CDS encoding YchJ family protein produces the protein MSRMSRRPTRPKTCPCGHPEPYESCCGRLHRGEAKAAVPEELMRSRYSAFVKRDEAYLLRTWHPRTRPPRVEFDPGMRWVGLEILATAEGTAFHSTGTVEFRARYTDGGRQDALHERSRFERVHGAWVYVDGDFIE